From the Deinococcus aquaticus genome, one window contains:
- a CDS encoding urease accessory protein UreF, whose product MSLLRLLQLSDSAFPTGAYAFSDGLETLTTRGAVRSPADLTAFLAGQLTHGWGQQDAPACALAWGADPGTLAELDALLDDLKLVPGPRGASTRVGANLRRAATHLWPDVMAALPLTRHHATTFGALAAALGVPRGDTVTAFVSGWLLGRATSATRLMRLGGLDAQRCAAHCEIAAQACIHAALHATPDDLWTFTPLLDLAASEQPGLDARLFQT is encoded by the coding sequence GTGAGCCTTCTGCGCCTGCTTCAGCTGTCGGACTCCGCATTCCCGACCGGGGCGTATGCCTTCAGCGACGGCCTCGAGACCCTGACGACGCGCGGCGCAGTGCGGTCGCCCGCCGACCTGACCGCGTTCCTTGCCGGGCAACTGACGCACGGCTGGGGCCAGCAGGACGCGCCCGCCTGCGCCCTGGCCTGGGGCGCCGACCCCGGCACGCTGGCGGAACTGGACGCCCTGCTGGACGACCTGAAGCTCGTGCCGGGGCCGCGCGGCGCGAGCACGCGGGTCGGAGCGAACCTGCGCCGCGCCGCCACGCACCTGTGGCCGGACGTGATGGCGGCGCTGCCCCTCACGCGGCACCACGCGACGACCTTCGGTGCGCTGGCCGCCGCACTGGGCGTCCCGCGCGGGGACACCGTCACGGCGTTCGTGAGCGGCTGGCTGCTCGGCCGCGCGACCTCCGCTACCCGCCTGATGAGACTCGGCGGCCTGGACGCCCAGCGCTGCGCCGCCCACTGCGAGATCGCCGCGCAGGCCTGCATCCACGCAGCCCTGCACGCCACGCCGGACGACCTGTGGACCTTCACGCCCCTGCTGGACCTCGCCGCGAGCGAGCAGCCCGGCCTGGACGCGCGGCTGTTCCAGACATGA
- a CDS encoding urease accessory protein UreE, with translation MTRLSGLRRPILGTRTAVGSVSGAVVVVPMTAVDRRRVRRRLRAPDGEELLLALPTGTVLTPGSVLEVRGGVSYVVGATPEDVAAIRPRDLPEAAAVAHAVGNLHRDFVASGEDGVFLALWDAPLELLLSRLGVPFTREERPFSGRPAWEHES, from the coding sequence TTGACCCGCCTGTCCGGTCTGCGCCGCCCGATCCTGGGCACCCGGACGGCTGTCGGGTCGGTGAGCGGTGCGGTGGTGGTCGTGCCGATGACGGCCGTGGATCGCCGCCGGGTACGCCGTCGCCTGCGCGCGCCGGACGGTGAGGAGCTGCTGCTGGCCCTGCCGACCGGGACGGTGCTCACGCCGGGCAGCGTGCTGGAGGTGCGTGGCGGCGTGAGTTACGTGGTGGGGGCCACGCCGGAGGACGTGGCCGCCATCCGCCCGCGCGACCTGCCCGAGGCGGCGGCAGTGGCGCACGCGGTGGGGAATCTGCACCGGGATTTTGTGGCATCGGGTGAGGACGGCGTGTTCCTGGCCCTGTGGGACGCGCCGCTGGAACTGCTGCTGTCGCGGCTGGGCGTGCCGTTCACGCGCGAGGAACGCCCGTTTTCCGGCCGCCCGGCCTGGGAGCACGAATCGTGA
- the hypB gene encoding hydrogenase nickel incorporation protein HypB, which yields MTTTQAPRIVTVRQNILKANDHTAAGNRAAFRAAGVRAINLASSPGAGKTALLERTLRDLAGSVRMGVAVGDLATENDAARLRQWGSQAEQIVTGTVCHLDADMVQNILPRFDLDALDVLFLENVGNLVCPSSYDLGEAARAVLISTTEGEDKPLKYPTMFNTADVVVITKMDIADAVGFDRDLCRENIDRARPGVPVIELSSRSGAGLDEWFAFVRGESV from the coding sequence ATGACGACCACACAGGCGCCGCGCATCGTGACCGTGCGGCAGAACATCCTGAAGGCGAACGACCACACGGCGGCCGGGAACCGCGCGGCCTTCCGGGCAGCGGGCGTGCGGGCCATCAATCTGGCGAGCAGTCCCGGTGCGGGCAAGACGGCGCTGCTGGAACGCACGCTGCGGGATCTGGCGGGCAGCGTGCGTATGGGCGTGGCGGTCGGCGACCTCGCCACCGAGAACGACGCCGCGCGGCTGCGGCAGTGGGGCTCGCAGGCCGAGCAGATCGTGACCGGCACGGTCTGCCACCTGGACGCGGACATGGTGCAGAACATCCTGCCGCGCTTCGATCTGGACGCACTGGACGTGCTGTTCCTGGAGAACGTGGGGAACCTCGTGTGCCCGAGTTCCTACGATCTGGGCGAGGCGGCCCGCGCCGTGCTGATCAGCACCACTGAAGGCGAGGACAAGCCCCTGAAGTACCCGACGATGTTCAACACGGCGGACGTGGTGGTCATCACGAAGATGGACATCGCGGACGCCGTGGGCTTTGACCGTGACCTGTGCCGTGAGAACATCGACCGCGCGCGGCCCGGCGTGCCCGTGATCGAACTCAGCAGCCGCAGCGGCGCGGGGCTGGACGAGTGGTTCGCGTTCGTGCGGGGCGAGAGCGTTTGA
- a CDS encoding hydrogenase maturation nickel metallochaperone HypA, which produces MHEASIALSLIDVASEVLRENGGARASALTVRVGAWSSVVPEALTAAFPACAQGTPLEGARLSVVLVPGVGECPTHGPVTLDVRRGLRCPACGAPTPTLLQGDELELDEIELAEPELEDS; this is translated from the coding sequence GTGCATGAGGCGTCCATTGCCCTGTCGCTGATCGACGTGGCATCCGAGGTGCTGCGCGAGAACGGCGGGGCGCGGGCGTCGGCGCTGACGGTGCGGGTGGGGGCGTGGTCGAGCGTGGTGCCGGAGGCGCTGACAGCGGCGTTTCCGGCCTGCGCGCAGGGCACGCCGCTGGAGGGCGCGCGCCTGAGCGTGGTGCTGGTGCCGGGCGTGGGCGAGTGCCCGACCCACGGGCCGGTGACGCTGGACGTGAGACGGGGCCTGCGCTGCCCGGCGTGCGGTGCGCCCACGCCGACGCTCTTGCAGGGCGACGAACTGGAGCTGGACGAGATCGAACTGGCTGAACCTGAACTGGAGGACTCATGA
- the ureC gene encoding urease subunit alpha, translating into MKVTRKQYADLYGPTVGDRVRLGDTGLLIEVERDFTTYGEEVKFGGGKVIRDGLGQSSTATREDANVPDLVITNALILDHWGVVKADVGVKNGRITAIGKAGNPGTQDGVTPGLTIGASTEIVAGEGHILTAGGVDTHIHFIAPQQCWTALESGVTTMIGGGTGPTAGTSATTCTPGEWHIHRMLESLAGLPLNFGLLGKGNASTQPPLAEQIRAGALGLKLHEDWGTTPAAIHAALSVAEDYDIQVAIHTDTLNESGFVEDSIRAFAGRTIHTFHTEGAGGGHAPDIIKVAGLPNVLPSSTNPTMPFTVNTIHEHLDMLMVCHHLSPRIPEDVSFAESRIRPETIAAEDVLHDLGVFSMMSSDSQAMGRVGEVITRTWQTAHKMKLQRGPLGIPGLGADTRADNLRARRYVAKYTINPAVAHGIAHEVGSVEVGKLADLVLWKPAFFGAKTAMVIKGGFVVAAQMGDANASIPTPQPVYPRPMFAAHGGGPDATCLHFVSQVSLEEGNLPDLGRRYSAVQHTRDIGKRDMILNAETPDIHVNPETYEVRVNGEIVTCEPLDELPLAQRYFLF; encoded by the coding sequence ATGAAAGTCACCCGGAAGCAGTACGCCGACCTGTACGGCCCGACGGTGGGTGACCGCGTGCGTCTGGGCGACACGGGCCTGCTGATCGAGGTCGAGCGGGACTTCACGACCTACGGCGAGGAGGTCAAGTTCGGCGGCGGGAAGGTCATCCGCGACGGCCTGGGGCAGAGCAGCACCGCCACCCGCGAGGATGCGAACGTGCCGGATCTGGTGATCACGAACGCGCTGATCCTGGATCACTGGGGCGTCGTGAAGGCGGACGTGGGCGTGAAGAACGGGCGGATCACGGCCATCGGCAAGGCCGGGAATCCCGGCACGCAGGACGGCGTGACGCCGGGCCTGACCATCGGCGCGAGTACCGAGATCGTGGCGGGCGAGGGGCACATCCTCACGGCGGGCGGAGTGGACACGCACATCCACTTCATCGCGCCGCAGCAATGCTGGACGGCGCTGGAGTCCGGCGTGACCACCATGATCGGCGGCGGCACCGGCCCCACGGCCGGCACGTCGGCGACGACCTGCACGCCGGGCGAGTGGCACATCCACCGCATGCTGGAAAGTCTGGCCGGATTGCCGCTGAACTTCGGTCTGCTCGGCAAGGGCAACGCCAGCACCCAGCCTCCCCTGGCCGAGCAGATCCGTGCCGGGGCGCTGGGCCTGAAGCTGCACGAGGACTGGGGCACCACGCCCGCCGCCATCCACGCCGCCCTGAGCGTCGCGGAGGACTACGACATTCAGGTCGCCATTCACACCGACACCCTGAACGAGTCCGGCTTCGTCGAGGACAGCATCAGGGCCTTCGCGGGCCGCACCATCCACACCTTCCACACCGAGGGGGCCGGCGGCGGGCACGCGCCGGACATCATCAAGGTCGCGGGCCTCCCGAACGTCCTGCCGAGCAGCACCAACCCCACCATGCCGTTCACGGTGAACACCATCCACGAGCACCTCGACATGCTGATGGTCTGCCATCACCTCTCGCCGCGCATTCCCGAGGACGTATCTTTCGCCGAGAGCCGCATCCGCCCCGAGACGATTGCCGCCGAGGACGTCCTGCACGACCTGGGCGTCTTTTCCATGATGAGCAGCGACTCGCAGGCGATGGGCCGCGTGGGCGAGGTCATCACCCGCACGTGGCAGACCGCGCACAAGATGAAACTCCAGCGCGGTCCGCTCGGCATTCCCGGCCTGGGGGCGGACACTCGCGCCGACAACCTCCGCGCCCGCCGCTACGTCGCCAAGTACACCATCAACCCCGCCGTCGCCCACGGCATCGCGCACGAGGTCGGCAGCGTCGAGGTCGGCAAGCTCGCCGATCTGGTGCTGTGGAAACCTGCGTTCTTCGGCGCGAAGACCGCCATGGTGATCAAGGGCGGGTTCGTCGTCGCCGCGCAGATGGGCGACGCGAACGCCAGCATCCCCACGCCGCAACCCGTGTACCCGCGCCCCATGTTCGCCGCGCACGGCGGCGGCCCGGACGCCACCTGCCTGCACTTCGTGTCGCAGGTCAGCCTGGAAGAAGGCAACCTGCCGGACCTGGGCCGCCGCTACAGCGCCGTGCAGCACACCCGCGACATCGGCAAGCGGGACATGATCCTGAACGCCGAGACGCCCGACATTCACGTCAACCCCGAAACCTACGAGGTCCGCGTGAACGGCGAGATCGTCACCTGCGAACCCCTCGACGAACTGCCGCTCGCCCAGCGGTACTTCCTGTTCTGA
- a CDS encoding urease subunit beta, with translation MQLTERERDKLLIHAAAQVARDRKARGLKLNHPEAVALITAAVLEGIRDGRRVEDLMGWGATILSADDVMDGIPELIHDIQVEGTFPDGTKLVTIHDPIRGGHSAVVPGEYLLEDGHIDLNAGRPVTPLTVANRADRPIQVGSHFHFFEVNAGLHFDRDSAYGQRLNIPAGTAVRFEPGEEKDIELVPLGGTREVYGMNALVSGELDDAGMKDASLKRAREQGFGGAE, from the coding sequence ATGCAACTCACCGAACGCGAACGCGACAAACTCCTGATCCACGCCGCCGCCCAGGTCGCCCGTGACCGCAAGGCACGCGGCCTGAAACTCAACCACCCCGAAGCCGTCGCCCTGATCACCGCCGCCGTGCTCGAAGGCATCCGCGACGGCCGCCGCGTGGAAGACCTGATGGGCTGGGGCGCCACCATCCTCAGCGCCGACGACGTCATGGACGGCATCCCCGAACTCATCCACGACATCCAGGTCGAGGGCACCTTCCCCGACGGCACCAAACTCGTCACCATCCACGACCCCATCCGCGGCGGCCACAGCGCCGTGGTCCCCGGCGAGTACCTTCTGGAAGACGGCCACATCGACCTCAACGCCGGGCGGCCCGTCACGCCCCTCACCGTCGCCAACCGCGCCGACCGCCCCATCCAGGTCGGCAGCCACTTCCACTTCTTCGAGGTGAACGCCGGCCTGCACTTCGACCGCGACAGCGCCTACGGCCAGCGCCTGAACATCCCCGCCGGCACCGCCGTCCGCTTCGAACCCGGCGAGGAAAAGGACATCGAACTCGTGCCCCTCGGCGGCACCCGCGAGGTGTACGGCATGAACGCCCTCGTCAGCGGCGAACTCGACGACGCGGGCATGAAAGATGCCTCGCTGAAACGGGCCAGGGAACAGGGATTTGGGGGGGCGGAATGA
- the urtA gene encoding urea ABC transporter substrate-binding protein: MSKLRSVCTTTLSLILAAASSASAQSTVKVGVLHSLTGTMAISEITVANAAQLAIDEINAKGGVLGKKIVVVKEDGASDWPTFATKAEKLLTQDKVATVFGGWTSASRKSMLPVFEKNGGLLFYPVQFEGNECSPNIIYTGAQPNQQALPALEWALSKGYKKIFLLGSDYVYPRTANLILKKHITDMKATLSGEEYVALGGTEFSSVINKIKAAKPDVIINTLNGDSNVSFFKQYQAAGYKASTLPVISFSIAEQEAQAIGTQLLNGQYATWNYFQSLPNPANKKFVAAYQKKHGAGAAITDPMAHAYMDVYLWKAAVEKARSFEPMAVRKAIVGISMDSPLGKITVAPNGSLTQAVYTGISGAGGQFKVVAQSKGVVKPEPYDKLAFPGKTCP, translated from the coding sequence ATGAGCAAGCTCCGTTCCGTTTGCACCACCACCCTGAGCCTCATCCTTGCCGCCGCCAGCAGCGCCAGCGCCCAGAGCACCGTCAAGGTCGGCGTCCTGCACTCCCTGACGGGCACCATGGCCATCAGCGAGATCACCGTCGCCAACGCCGCGCAACTCGCCATCGACGAGATCAATGCGAAAGGTGGCGTCCTGGGCAAGAAGATCGTGGTCGTGAAGGAAGACGGTGCCAGCGACTGGCCCACCTTTGCCACCAAGGCCGAGAAACTGCTCACCCAGGACAAGGTGGCCACCGTGTTCGGCGGGTGGACGAGTGCCAGCCGCAAATCCATGCTCCCGGTGTTCGAGAAGAACGGCGGCCTGCTCTTCTACCCCGTGCAGTTCGAGGGCAACGAGTGCAGCCCGAACATCATCTACACCGGCGCGCAGCCCAACCAGCAGGCCTTGCCCGCCCTGGAGTGGGCGCTGAGCAAGGGGTACAAGAAGATCTTCCTGCTGGGCAGCGATTACGTGTACCCCCGCACTGCGAACCTGATCCTGAAAAAGCACATCACGGACATGAAGGCCACGCTCTCCGGCGAGGAGTACGTCGCGCTGGGCGGCACCGAGTTCAGCAGCGTCATCAACAAGATCAAGGCTGCCAAGCCCGACGTGATCATCAACACCCTGAACGGCGACAGCAACGTGTCGTTCTTCAAGCAGTACCAGGCTGCCGGGTACAAGGCCAGCACCCTGCCCGTGATCTCGTTCTCCATCGCCGAGCAGGAAGCGCAGGCCATCGGTACGCAGCTGCTGAACGGCCAGTACGCCACCTGGAATTACTTCCAGAGCCTCCCTAACCCCGCCAACAAGAAGTTCGTCGCCGCGTACCAGAAGAAACACGGCGCGGGCGCCGCCATCACCGACCCCATGGCCCACGCGTACATGGACGTGTACCTCTGGAAGGCCGCCGTCGAGAAGGCCAGGTCCTTCGAGCCCATGGCGGTGCGCAAGGCCATCGTGGGCATCAGCATGGACAGCCCGCTCGGCAAGATCACCGTCGCCCCCAACGGCAGCCTGACGCAGGCCGTGTACACCGGTATTTCCGGCGCGGGCGGTCAGTTCAAGGTCGTCGCGCAGAGCAAGGGCGTCGTGAAACCCGAGCCGTACGACAAGCTCGCCTTCCCCGGCAAGACCTGCCCCTGA
- the urtB gene encoding urea ABC transporter permease subunit UrtB — MDFTFISGQLFTGLSVASILLLAALGLALSFGLMRVINMAHGEFLMVGGYLTYLAAQWAGPTLGDAWLWVAFPLAFLGAGLLGAVMEFAVIRRLYGRPLDTLLATFGISLILQQAARQLFGSTGVPVTAPAWLGGALTLGDVTLPFVRLFVIALALIVLAGMWWLLNRSPFGMHVRAVNQNREMAAALGVNTRSLDMLVFSLGAGIAGVAGVGLALIAPVNPTVGAAYIVNAFLVVVVGGVGSVLGAAVAAVLLGFVTALAEGFTSSSLAQAILLVLVVAFLQWKPRGLIPTKSRALEEA, encoded by the coding sequence ATGGATTTCACCTTTATTTCCGGGCAGCTGTTCACGGGCCTGTCGGTCGCGTCGATTCTGCTGCTGGCCGCGCTGGGCCTGGCCCTGAGCTTCGGGCTGATGCGCGTGATCAACATGGCGCACGGCGAATTCCTGATGGTGGGCGGGTACCTGACGTACCTCGCCGCGCAGTGGGCGGGGCCAACCCTGGGAGACGCCTGGCTGTGGGTGGCGTTCCCGCTGGCGTTCCTGGGCGCCGGTCTGCTGGGCGCGGTCATGGAGTTCGCCGTGATCCGCCGCCTGTACGGCCGCCCGCTGGACACGCTACTGGCGACCTTCGGGATCAGCCTGATCCTGCAACAGGCCGCGCGGCAACTGTTTGGCAGTACCGGCGTGCCGGTGACCGCCCCCGCGTGGCTGGGCGGCGCACTGACGCTTGGGGACGTGACCCTGCCGTTCGTGCGCCTATTCGTGATCGCGCTGGCCCTGATCGTGCTGGCGGGCATGTGGTGGCTCCTGAACCGCAGCCCGTTCGGCATGCACGTCCGCGCCGTGAATCAGAACCGCGAGATGGCCGCTGCGCTGGGCGTGAACACCCGCTCGCTGGACATGCTCGTCTTCTCGCTCGGGGCAGGCATCGCGGGCGTCGCGGGCGTGGGCCTCGCCCTGATCGCCCCGGTCAATCCCACGGTCGGCGCGGCGTACATCGTGAACGCCTTCCTGGTCGTCGTGGTAGGCGGTGTGGGCAGCGTGCTGGGCGCGGCGGTGGCGGCCGTGCTGCTCGGCTTCGTGACCGCGCTGGCAGAGGGCTTCACGAGCAGCAGTCTTGCGCAGGCGATCCTGCTCGTGCTCGTCGTGGCCTTCCTGCAATGGAAGCCGCGCGGCCTGATCCCCACGAAATCACGGGCGCTGGAGGAAGCGTGA
- the urtC gene encoding urea ABC transporter permease subunit UrtC, whose translation MRPSTSTIAVIAVLIALAFAPLYLGAYPLTLLGRVLALSIASIGVSVVWGRTGILSLGQGLFFGLGGYALAMHLKLVATPKGELPDFMLYNGVEKLPWFWAPFASAPFALAMVLILPAAAAGLVAWLMFRRRITGVYVSIITQALLLAFVTWLNGSQGLTSGTNGITDYQTFLGVGLRGPDVAHGLYWVTLLFVALALGGTAALLRTPFGAILTAIRDNENRTRFLGFNPAAFKIAAFMLGGLLAGVSGALYTLHLGTISPAMIGTAFSIELVVWVALGGRASLIGAAAGLVLGQLAKDRISSAAPDAWLYVMGALFVLVVLVMPQGVAGLIQNRRRPPAPMPAPQNPVAQNPVTREVSDAV comes from the coding sequence ATGAGACCCTCAACGTCCACCATCGCCGTGATCGCCGTGCTGATCGCCCTGGCCTTCGCGCCGCTGTACCTGGGCGCATACCCGCTGACGCTGCTGGGGCGGGTGCTGGCGCTGTCCATCGCGTCCATCGGCGTCAGTGTCGTGTGGGGCCGCACGGGCATCCTGAGCCTGGGCCAGGGGCTGTTCTTCGGGCTGGGCGGGTACGCGCTCGCCATGCACCTGAAGCTCGTGGCGACCCCCAAGGGTGAACTGCCGGATTTCATGCTGTACAACGGCGTGGAAAAGCTCCCGTGGTTCTGGGCGCCGTTCGCGAGTGCGCCGTTTGCGCTGGCGATGGTGCTGATCCTCCCGGCGGCGGCGGCTGGACTGGTCGCGTGGCTGATGTTCCGCCGCCGGATCACGGGCGTGTACGTCAGCATCATCACGCAGGCGCTGCTGCTGGCGTTCGTGACGTGGCTGAACGGCTCGCAGGGCCTGACGAGCGGTACGAACGGCATCACGGACTATCAGACCTTCCTGGGCGTGGGCCTGCGCGGCCCGGATGTGGCGCACGGCCTGTACTGGGTGACGCTGCTGTTCGTGGCGCTCGCACTGGGCGGCACGGCGGCCCTGCTGCGCACGCCCTTCGGGGCGATCCTGACCGCCATTCGCGACAACGAGAACCGCACGCGCTTCCTGGGATTCAACCCGGCGGCGTTCAAGATCGCGGCGTTCATGCTGGGCGGCCTGCTCGCGGGCGTGTCCGGCGCGCTGTACACGCTGCACCTGGGCACCATCTCGCCCGCCATGATCGGCACGGCGTTCAGCATCGAACTCGTCGTGTGGGTGGCGCTGGGCGGCCGCGCGAGCCTGATCGGCGCGGCGGCCGGTCTGGTGCTGGGGCAACTCGCCAAGGACCGCATCTCCAGCGCTGCGCCGGACGCGTGGCTGTACGTCATGGGTGCGCTGTTCGTGCTGGTGGTGCTGGTCATGCCACAGGGCGTGGCTGGGCTGATCCAGAACCGCCGCCGCCCCCCTGCCCCGATGCCAGCGCCCCAGAACCCCGTGGCGCAGAATCCCGTGACCCGCGAGGTGAGCGATGCCGTCTGA
- the urtD gene encoding urea ABC transporter ATP-binding protein UrtD, with translation MPSELPETLLDVRDITVSFDGFKAITNLSLSVPKGSLRVLIGPNGAGKSTLLDTIIGKVRPDTGEVRFAGQVISRLPEHRIAGLGICRKFQAPGVLEGLTVRENLLLTARKDKGVLGILKAPTRAEQERADELLRLTGLTERAGVLAASLAHGEKQWLEIGMVVAADPQLLLLDEPTAGMTAQETAQTAELIHALAGRHTVLVIDHDMHFVELLGAPITVLHQGQVFREGDLETLRADPDVMEIYLGRPRELMAHG, from the coding sequence ATGCCGTCTGAGCTGCCAGAGACGCTGCTGGACGTGCGGGACATCACGGTGTCCTTCGACGGCTTCAAGGCCATCACGAACCTCAGCCTGTCCGTGCCGAAGGGCAGCCTGCGCGTCCTGATCGGGCCGAACGGCGCGGGCAAGAGCACGCTGCTCGACACCATCATCGGCAAGGTGCGGCCCGACACGGGCGAGGTGCGCTTCGCCGGGCAGGTCATCTCGCGCCTGCCCGAGCACCGCATCGCGGGCCTGGGCATCTGCCGCAAGTTCCAGGCGCCCGGCGTGCTGGAGGGCCTGACGGTGCGCGAGAACCTGCTGCTCACCGCCCGGAAGGACAAGGGCGTGCTGGGCATCCTGAAGGCCCCCACCCGCGCCGAGCAGGAACGCGCCGACGAGCTGCTGCGCCTGACCGGCCTCACCGAGCGGGCGGGTGTGCTCGCGGCGTCGCTGGCGCACGGCGAGAAGCAGTGGCTGGAGATCGGCATGGTCGTCGCTGCCGACCCACAGCTGCTGCTGCTGGACGAGCCCACCGCCGGCATGACGGCTCAGGAGACCGCGCAGACCGCCGAACTCATCCACGCGCTCGCCGGGCGTCACACCGTGCTGGTGATCGACCACGACATGCACTTCGTGGAACTGCTGGGCGCCCCGATCACGGTGCTGCATCAGGGACAGGTATTCCGCGAGGGCGATCTGGAGACCCTGCGCGCCGACCCGGACGTCATGGAGATCTACCTGGGCAGGCCCAGGGAGCTGATGGCGCATGGCTGA
- the urtE gene encoding urea ABC transporter ATP-binding subunit UrtE: protein MLKLEGVTAAYGQSPVLFGIDLEVADAEAVTLIGRNGVGKTTLLRTITGLHPVTGGGVRLNGAQVEKEAAFTRARSGLAYVPQGRGLFGHLTVEENLLMGLPALSGRATAKREIPELVYDLFPICRDMAGRRAGNLSGGQQQQVAIGRALVTQPRYLLLDEPTEGIQPSIVQEIEVALTRVRTELRVAVLLVEQYLDFAWSFADRYYVMQKGRVVETGTTADTPTHAVQRYLGV, encoded by the coding sequence ATGCTGAAACTGGAAGGCGTTACCGCCGCGTACGGGCAGAGCCCCGTGCTGTTCGGCATCGATCTGGAAGTCGCGGACGCCGAGGCCGTCACGCTGATCGGCCGCAACGGCGTGGGCAAGACGACCCTGCTGCGAACCATCACGGGCCTGCATCCGGTCACGGGGGGCGGCGTGCGCCTGAACGGCGCTCAGGTCGAGAAGGAGGCGGCGTTCACCCGGGCGCGCAGTGGCCTGGCGTACGTGCCGCAGGGCCGCGGGCTGTTCGGGCACCTGACCGTCGAGGAGAACCTGCTGATGGGCCTCCCGGCGCTGTCAGGCCGCGCCACGGCGAAGCGTGAGATTCCGGAACTCGTGTACGACCTGTTTCCCATCTGCCGGGACATGGCCGGGCGCCGGGCCGGGAACCTGTCCGGCGGGCAGCAGCAGCAGGTCGCTATCGGCCGGGCGCTGGTCACGCAGCCGCGTTACCTGCTGCTCGACGAGCCCACCGAGGGTATCCAGCCGAGCATCGTGCAGGAGATCGAGGTGGCCCTGACGCGTGTCCGCACGGAACTGCGCGTCGCCGTGCTGCTGGTCGAGCAGTACCTGGATTTCGCGTGGTCGTTCGCCGACCGTTACTACGTCATGCAGAAGGGGCGCGTGGTCGAGACCGGCACCACCGCCGACACGCCCACCCACGCCGTCCAGCGGTACCTGGGCGTGTAA
- a CDS encoding ABC transporter substrate-binding protein, whose amino-acid sequence MIRRTLTATLALTLSSLAAAQGTNVRFTLDWAFEGPGSPYLLAADRGYFAKQGLNVTIDRGFGSGDAVTKIASGTYDMGFGDINAMMEFNARNPAQRLVAVYMVYNAPPHSILVLKSSGIKTPKDLEGKTLAAPVGDASRRLFPAFAEANGIDASKVKWVSVDGGLREPMLARKQTDGIAGFTFTSLLSLGQLGVKPDEVTVFPYAQSISGLYGNAIIVRADWAKKNPAVVKGMLVAINQGLKDAIKDPAAAIASLQKKNALINPALETERLKLALSGSVLTKDTRALGLGLVRPDRLKSSITVVQNAFDLPRGLTPTNVFDTSYLPSAADRKVK is encoded by the coding sequence ATGATCCGACGTACCCTGACCGCCACCCTCGCCCTGACGCTCTCCTCGCTGGCCGCCGCGCAGGGCACCAACGTGCGCTTCACGCTCGACTGGGCCTTCGAGGGGCCCGGCTCGCCGTACCTGCTCGCGGCCGACCGCGGGTACTTCGCGAAGCAGGGCCTGAACGTGACCATCGACCGCGGCTTCGGTTCCGGCGACGCCGTGACGAAGATCGCGAGCGGCACGTACGACATGGGCTTCGGCGACATCAACGCCATGATGGAATTCAATGCCCGCAACCCGGCGCAGCGGCTGGTGGCGGTGTACATGGTGTACAACGCGCCCCCGCACTCGATCCTGGTCCTCAAGAGCAGCGGCATCAAAACCCCGAAAGATCTGGAGGGCAAAACGCTGGCCGCCCCCGTCGGGGACGCGTCGCGCCGCCTGTTCCCGGCGTTTGCCGAGGCGAACGGCATCGACGCCAGCAAGGTGAAGTGGGTCAGCGTGGACGGCGGCCTGCGCGAGCCGATGCTGGCCCGCAAGCAGACGGACGGCATCGCGGGCTTCACGTTCACGTCCCTGCTGAGCCTGGGGCAACTGGGCGTGAAGCCCGACGAGGTCACGGTGTTCCCGTACGCGCAGAGCATCAGCGGGCTGTACGGCAACGCGATTATCGTGCGGGCCGACTGGGCGAAGAAGAACCCGGCGGTCGTGAAGGGCATGCTGGTGGCCATCAACCAGGGCCTCAAGGACGCGATCAAGGATCCAGCGGCGGCCATCGCGTCGCTGCAGAAGAAGAACGCGCTGATCAACCCGGCGCTGGAGACCGAGCGGCTGAAACTGGCCCTGAGCGGCAGCGTCCTGACCAAGGACACCCGTGCGCTGGGCCTGGGGCTGGTGCGCCCGGACCGCCTGAAGTCCAGCATCACGGTCGTGCAGAACGCCTTCGACCTGCCCAGGGGCCTGACGCCCACGAACGTGTTCGACACGTCGTACCTGCCGTCCGCCGCTGACCGGAAGGTGAAGTGA